The Scleropages formosus chromosome 15, fSclFor1.1, whole genome shotgun sequence genomic sequence CTGGTGCCACGCACTTGTCTGGGTGAAGGAGTACGGCCAACTTCCTGTACGCCTTATTGATCTCCTCTCTGCAACACAAACCCACCAAAAATTCAATCTTACAAAAATTCCCCAACAATGGAACACTAAAACCTTGCTTTAACTCCTAGAAGCAGATccaacaaataatttaaaacactgaTAATTTGTAATATAGCATACTGTACCCAAGACCAAGTCAGCCTCTTTATGAGATGTGAGCTAGTCCTGCATTTGAAGATGAGGGCATGATTAGCCTGGGAGTTGGACGTTAATGAGATTCTCACTGTTTTATAATCCACTAATTCACATGATTAGCCCCATGCGTCCCAGGATCACCCCTGCCTCATGCAGCAATGCACCCTGGGTGACACCTATCATCCAGCTATGTGACTAGAGGAAACtatgcagaaacacaaaaacacagaccTGTGTATCTTAGCCAGTCTGTCTGTTACTGAGTATTTCATTTAACTTACTTTCTCAAGCATACAGGACTTAGTTATAAGAAATCCTTACTACCAAAAGCTACCTACTGCCGTGTTTATGGACAAATTTCACTTACTGGTTAAGAAAACTGATGCTATAAAAATAGGTGagataatgaaacaaaaatgtctaAAGTGCTTATATGCAGTCTTGCTAAAGACAAAAAGCAGTGAGTCTCGGTGGATAACATTCAAAAATTATAACTGAAGCTGTCCTAAATTTACATAGTAATCTCTAGCTGTTTGACACAAAAACATCTggataatggaaaaaatgaagagCTTTTTATATATGCATGCCtgatatatataatatgcacACACATCTCACTCTAATATCCAAAGTATTTTTGTATGTAGTTATAATATTGTACAATACTATTTTAAAGAAGTGCATTTTAGAGTTGAAATAAAGAGTGTTTTACAGAATtttagataaaaaaatatatatatgcataaaaTAATGAAGCCCAAAATTATCTAGATACTGAAAGGCGTGTCCCACACAATCACTCACTTGGTGGCACCAGGCTTAACCCCGAGCATATCCCAGCTATCTTTGCTGCTCCGGATCCTGCGGATGGTGTCTGCTTGTTCCTTGGTGAACCCCAGGTTGACCTCCGCTATTGGCCGCTTGCCTCCATTCTCACACATATCCGcgatggaggagaagaaaacctaagaaaaaaagacatcccCACACACAAAACCACTGAACTTCAAGGTTGCTTTTAGTTTACATGTGTCTCACCTACACAAACAACCCAGAGAGTCAATATTCAAATTAACATCTTGTTATTTTCAGCAGTACCCATTAAATCTGAATACAGAAGATGGTTATTTTTTTatccatattttcattttctaccACTACTTTTCCAGTGAGGGTCATAGAACCAATCACAGGAAACACAACATCTATTACAAAAACAGGGCTGAAACAAAACCCTCAAATATGGACAGTGCCCAGATGTAAGATGATACTGTGTACCCTGATGAGcggtgtttatttttaaagaccAAGAAGCCAATACAGGAAACTTAAGACCTGGTTGTGTGCAAGGCAGCTACTGTATCCAAGCGCACCTCAAACATCAGGGTTTACCTGGAACATTTCATTGATGCCCTCTCCGCTCTGTGCTGAGGTCTCAAAGTAGAAGAAGCCCCTGCTTTCTGCCCAGAGCCTGCCCTCACTCTCATCCACCACTCGCCGCTTTGTGAGGTCCACCTGTGGAAGAGTTAGCTGTTCACTTAGATCTGTGGTGGGCACCCAGATCGCTGTGGGTCACAGGATATGCCTTCTTAATAACCCTGCAGAACCTGACCATCCCCTACActccagcaagagcactgtgctgctctttctctggccacttggtgttCTTACTCACATGGGGTCTAAACTCTAGTCTTCTAGAGTTCTTGGTTTTGGATctaatgtggtgaaatgagctccctcacaccctcaaagctgctgaattccttccagcattcaagaaagatCTCTAAAACATCTCTATTAGACCCACTTTCTTCAGGAGCTCCTAACAACGACATAAATTTACATCACTCCATCTGTTACGACCCTCATTGTATTTCTGACTTAGTTATATAAACAGATGCACGTGTAATGCGAAttggcaaaaatggtggtagCAGACACATTGAATTTTTACAGTTATGTGCCTGTATCTAAAGCGCTTTATTGGAAAATCCAGTTTTATGCATCCTGcattgtatattgctttgaagaaaagtgtctgctatttgaataaatgtgaagataAACAGATTTCATTGAATACACTACAGGATTCAAACAACATTCAAGGAAACACACTAGTTGAGGACTTGCAAATCTTTAAAGCTATTTTTGAAACAACatcaaagaaattaatttttagtttaTCGGTCTTTGATATTCAGTTGTTCAATGTTTACGGACAATGAAATAATCACTGAGTGATTCAGTTCATAATCAATGATTCATTTTAAGTGACAAAGACACATCTGGTCATGACATAAACATACTACAGAGAAACACTTGAGACAGTGTCTGGGAGTAAAGGTTTCAGTGTAAGTTGAAGTGAGAGCTACACCCTGGAATAAAGTATGTTGGTGCTGAGGAGAGAATTCAGTGAGGATCAAACACTGATCTTCCACGCTGAAAGGTTGAGAGTTATATCAGCACCAATACATCAAGGTCTCTTAGCAAGACAGGACCACTAGGCTATTAATCTGAATTACTCTTTGAATCCATGAAGATGGATTAGTTAATAGTTATTCTAGTTAATCACCCTTCTAACCGTGGCCACATTGGTAAATGCATGCATCAAATGCAACAATCTAATGCAGGTTAACAGGATTAaggaaaatacacattttctgctttataCTGTACTGTTTCTGCTTTATATTGTACTGAAACTTACTGTTTGATCCACTACAGCTATGCAGGTCACTCTGGGcaagtgaaaaatgcaaaattcataAGTAAATTTAGACCTTAGCTGTTACTATAAAGGGGAGCAcggtggcatggttggtttggcttgtgcctgctctttgggtGGTCTAGGGTTCACGTCCTTCtttgggtgtcttgtgacggactggcgtcccgttctgggtgtgtcccttccccctctagccttgcgccctacgttgccgggttaggctccggtacaagtggtgtgtgtgttgctatgAATAGAGGAGGACCTTGTTAGCACACACAACGAAGACAATGCTCTCCATGTTGGAAATGGAGCCCAGCTCTTGCTTCATTTCATCCAGCCAGCCGTCCAGGGAGTCAAAGCTCTCCTTCTGGCCGACATCATAAACCAGGATCACGCCCTGGGAGTCTTTGTAGAATTCATTCCGCACCTGAGCAGGAGAAAGGATACTCAGACAAGGTATGTGTGAATCCAACAGGGATATGAATTTAAGCCTAAATCTGCAAGAAGCCTGTGAGTTTGTGAATTTCTGTGTGCACAGTAGTAAGTTTGCAgttctctgaaatgtaaattcataCGAAGTGCAAGAACAATAAAGAACTGGAGTACAATGATATACATACAGCTTGCCCCCAAATTTGTCTTAAATACACTAAAACAAAGCTCATTAGGACTGCCCTTAATTATAAACCCTTAGTAAAGAAAGTCacaataataccagtttaatttttcagttgattttaatccttttgtttttttctgttaaataacTTGGCAGGAACTCTttcaagaagtgtctcaaaATCTCCTTCAGACCCGCTTCTCTCTCAGTTTCCTTAAGGCAATATAAATTTGTTCAGTTCCATCTGCTATGATATACAGAGCTAATCAAACTTTTGAGTATATTTGCTGGAAACTTGTTTTTGTCACAAACATACAGACAGGTTTGAGCAAGACATCTAACTGATATCTCTTCCTGGCTCTTCTGTAGCCGTTTCCAAAGATGTAGAAACTTGTAGGTTGCTTTGCTATTACTCTTCCATTAAATTCATCACATACGAATACTGCCCAGGTTG encodes the following:
- the dnajc27 gene encoding dnaJ homolog subfamily C member 27, with translation METNVQKRRETRSLRVKVISLGNAEVGKSCIIKRYCEKRFVPKYLATIGIDYGVTKVQVRDREMKVNIFDMAGHPFFYEVRNEFYKDSQGVILVYDVGQKESFDSLDGWLDEMKQELGSISNMESIVFVVCANKVDLTKRRVVDESEGRLWAESRGFFYFETSAQSGEGINEMFQVFFSSIADMCENGGKRPIAEVNLGFTKEQADTIRRIRSSKDSWDMLGVKPGATKEEINKAYRKLAVLLHPDKCVAPGSEDAFKAVVNARTALLKNIK